A genome region from Camelina sativa cultivar DH55 chromosome 10, Cs, whole genome shotgun sequence includes the following:
- the LOC104719879 gene encoding GATA zinc finger domain-containing protein 14-like isoform X1 → MENNNNNNNSNQQSFWQFSDQLRVQTPNLANLSLNESIWSTNSVFKERRNLDIADKNNNNKSQIDYYLNQNQKKKTGSDSNWSWKSSSGPNNDNMGLGFGPVGSKSAAVVDLNPIDRFNSPFNDTWKFKSVNVNVNGYTPPSGAVNGDFNKGVYTSMNKYGYNVNLIKQGNNNKDKGVDEDHHHHPNHHHQVQKGGKKNRKNNSQRNEDDKINNGLDKRFKTLPPAEALPRNETIGGYIFVCNNDTMEENLKRQLFGLPPRYRDSVRAITPGLPLFLYNYSTHQLHGIYEAASFGGTNIELNAFEDKKCPGESRFPAQVRAITRKVCLPLEEDSFRPILHHYDGPKFRLELSVPEVLSLLDIFADQNP, encoded by the exons atggagaataataacaacaacaacaacagcaatcAGCAATCTTTTTGGCAGTTCAGCGACCAGCTGAGAGTTCAGACACCAAATCTAGCGAACCTGTCGCTCAACGAGTCGATCTGGAGCACCAACTCCGTCTTCAAAGAGCGTCGAAACTTAGACATCGccgacaagaacaacaaca ACAAAAGCCAGATCGACTATTATCTGAAccagaatcagaagaagaagactggttCCGACTCCAACTGGAGCTGGAAGTCATCTTCTGGTCCAAACAACGACAACATGGGTTTGGGTTTCGGACCCGTGGGATCGAAATCCGCCGCTGTCGTCGATTTGAACCCAATCGACAGATTCAACTCTCCGTTCAACGACACCTGGAAATTCAAGTCAGTCAACGTCAACGTTAACGGTTACACACCACCGTCAGGCGCCGTTAACGGAGACTTCAACAAAGGTGTTTACACGTCGATGAACAAGTACGGGTATAACGTAAATCTTATAAAGCaaggcaacaacaacaaggacaAAGGAGTCGatgaagatcatcatcatcatcctaatcatcatcatcaggttCAGAAAGGTGGGAAGAAGAACAGGAAGAACAATAGCCAGAGGAACGAAGACGACAAGATTAATAATGGTTTGGACAAGAGGTTTAAGACTCTTCCTCCAGCAGAGGCTTTGCCAAGAAACGAAACCATTGGTGGTTACATCTTTGTCTGCAACAACGATACCATGGAAGAGAATCTCAAACGCCAGCTTTTCG GGTTGCCACCAAGATACAGGGACTCGGTGAGAGCGATAACTCCGggacttcctctgtttctttacaACTACTCCACTCACCAACTTCATGGAATCTACgag gCAGCTAGCTTCGGAGGAACAAACATTGAGTTGAATGCTTTTGAAGACAAGAAATGTCCAGGCGAATCTCGCTTCCCTGCTCAG gttAGGGCCATAACGAGGAAAGTGTGTTTGCCACTGGAAGAAGACTCTTTCCGACCCATTTTGCACCACTACGACGGTCCTAAGTTCCGGCTCGAACTCAGTGTCCCTGag GTTCTTTCTCTATTGGACATTTTTGCTGACCAAAACCCTTGA
- the LOC104719880 gene encoding uncharacterized protein LOC104719880 isoform X1: MANSISSVSLPRCFVFNNGCHKSRPWPSSSSLILNNSSNHHTLLSLSSSPASVVETGGDNDDGDLTFSGCRVCGKEEKESGCNGDGRIQGGIATVPGFGWWPIKAYRPCPAFVESGGRYRRLGQSMDEVAFGRGGGDSKSDTTDPPPISSKKKPTSSSTKFNK, encoded by the exons ATGGCGAATTCCATTTCATCAGTATCTCTGCCGCGATGTTTCGTCTTCAACAATGGTTGTCACAAATCAAGGCCATGGCCGAGCTCGAGCAGTCTCATCCTCAACAACTCATCAAATCATCACACactactctctctttcttcttcgccgGCCTCCGTCGTAGAAACTGGTGGTGACAATGACGACGGCGACCTCACTTTTag TGGTTGCAGAGTGTGTgggaaagaggagaaagagagtgGCTGTAACGGCGACGGACGGATTCAAGGTGGCATTGCAACAGTCCCTGGTTTCGGTTGGTGGCCCATTAAGGCTTACCGGCCTTGTCCCGCGTTTGTCGAGTCCGGAGGTAGATACCGCCGCTTAGGACAGAGCATGGACGAGGTTGCATTTGGTCGTGGTGGTGGTGACTCTAAATCCGACACCACTGATCCGCCACCGATTAG caGTAAAAAAAAGCCAACAAGTTCTTCTACCAAGTTCAACAAGTGA
- the LOC104719873 gene encoding protein ABIL4, translating to MECIEESREWYIVLSPLGSFLLTPLSSPSFSLSLISLMASSTSLAIVLHQSSNNDELFMKQTLQFSETLKDLKNLRKQLYSAADYFETSYGKEEHKETVIETLKEYAAKAVVNTVDHLGSVSDKFNSFLSDNSTHFSTTHLRLSSLEQRMRLCREYMGKSGSHQHLLLFQYPRHHKRYFFPQQGRGTSFSAGDDSCRFKSAVRSTILENPPNTARKANKAGSFSFAPIVHNNINSRTPSKRTNSPMRFPLLRSGSLLKRSSSPSQPKKPPLPEPQRAIPVSRNTEIVEIKQSSSRKGKKILMLKALMSMSKSRN from the exons ATGGAATGTATTGAAGAGTCAAGAGAGTGGTATATAGTGTTGTCTCCACTTGGATCTTTCTTACTTACTCCATTATCTTcgccttctttctctctctccctcatcTCATTAATGGCGAGCTCTACATCTTTAGCGATAGTTCTTCACCAGTCTTCCAATAATGACGAACTCTTCATGAAGCAAACTCTTCAATTCTCAGAAACTCTCAAG GATTTGAAGAATTTACGGAAACAGTTATACTCAGCTGCTGATTATTTCGAAACATCTTACGgcaaagaagaacacaaagaaaC AGTCATAGAGACGTTGAAAGAGTATGCAGCAAAGGCAGTAGTGAACACAGTGGATCATCTCGGTTCTGTTTCCGACAAATtcaactcttttctctctgatAACTCGACCCATTTCTCCACCACTCATCTTCGTTTGTCTTCTCTTGAACAA AGGATGAGACTATGCAGAGAGTACATGGGGAAGAGTGGGTCTCATCAGCATTTGCTTCTATTTCAATATCCTCGCCATCATAAGCGTTACTTCTTCCCTC AACAAGGAAGAGGCACAAGTTTCTCTGCAGGAGATGACTCATGCCGGTTCAAGAGTG CTGTTCGATCAACAATACTAGAAAACCCCCCAAATACTGCAAG GAAAGCTAACAAGGCAGGGAGTTTCTCTTTTGCACCCATCGtacacaacaacatcaacagcAGAACACCAA GTAAAAGAACAAACTCTCCTATGAGATTCCCTCTCTTACGTTCAGGATCTCTACTGAAACGTTCAAGCTCCCCAAGCCAACCAAAGAAACCG CCCTTACCAGAACCACAAAGAGCGATACCTGTGTCGAGAAATACAGAAATAGTGGAGATAAAGCAATCTTCATCGCGTAAAGGGAAGAAGATTCTGATGCTCAAGGCTTTGATGAGCATGAGCAAGTCCAGAAACTAA
- the LOC104719880 gene encoding uncharacterized protein LOC104719880 isoform X2, which produces MANSISSVSLPRCFVFNNGCHKSRPWPSSSSLILNNSSNHHTLLSLSSSPASVVETGGDNDDGDLTFSGCRVCGKEEKESGCNGDGRIQGGIATVPGFGWWPIKAYRPCPAFVESGGRYRRLGQSMDEVAFGRGGGDSKSDTTDPPPISKKKPTSSSTKFNK; this is translated from the exons ATGGCGAATTCCATTTCATCAGTATCTCTGCCGCGATGTTTCGTCTTCAACAATGGTTGTCACAAATCAAGGCCATGGCCGAGCTCGAGCAGTCTCATCCTCAACAACTCATCAAATCATCACACactactctctctttcttcttcgccgGCCTCCGTCGTAGAAACTGGTGGTGACAATGACGACGGCGACCTCACTTTTag TGGTTGCAGAGTGTGTgggaaagaggagaaagagagtgGCTGTAACGGCGACGGACGGATTCAAGGTGGCATTGCAACAGTCCCTGGTTTCGGTTGGTGGCCCATTAAGGCTTACCGGCCTTGTCCCGCGTTTGTCGAGTCCGGAGGTAGATACCGCCGCTTAGGACAGAGCATGGACGAGGTTGCATTTGGTCGTGGTGGTGGTGACTCTAAATCCGACACCACTGATCCGCCACCGATTAG TAAAAAAAAGCCAACAAGTTCTTCTACCAAGTTCAACAAGTGA
- the LOC104719874 gene encoding E3 ubiquitin-protein ligase SINA-like 7 — translation MTCSSEDRNGLRNIQSQKRQRQADVLLDRDVLDCPVCYEPLAIPVYQCDMGHVACHICWPRLNNKCPLCALPIGNKRCRAMESVLRSVTVTVPCPNAKLGCTKHVPYGRRVSNHEKKYCRFSLCSCPEISECNYTGSYSDGLFGHYMISHPLKPGCFFSFGAPRHVRMPINDKIFVLMTIEKKVFFVLQCFREPKGVYVAVNCIAPLAPEVEKFSYRISYSFQGRIYSHYETPEMKRIQKVSFQTPQDKDCMFVSNSLLRGQVLEMKLCISKS, via the exons ATGACGTGTTCCTCAGAAGATAGAAATGGTTTGAGAAACATTCAGTCGCAAAAGAGGCAACGACAAGCAGATGTGTTGCTAGATCGTGATGTTCTTGACTGTCCCGTTTGCTACGAGCCACTCGCTATTCCCGTCTATCAG TGTGATATGGGACATGTAGCTTGCCATATTTGCTGGCCCAGACTCAATAATAAATGTCCTTTATGTGCTTTACCCATTGGTAACAAACGCTGCAGAGCAATGGAGAGTGTTCTTAGATCAGTGACAGTCACTGTCCCATGCCCAAACGCAAAGTTAGGTTGCACCAAGCATGTTCCTTATGGGAGGAGAGTATCAAACCATGAGAAGAAGTATTGCAGATTCTCTCTATGTTCTTGCCCTGAAATCAGCGAATGCAATTACACTGGCTCATACAGTGATGGCCTATTTGGTCACTATATGATATCCCACCCGTTAAAACCCGGTTGTTTCTTCAGTTTTGGTGCTCCGAGACATGTGCGGATGCCCATAAACGATAAGATTTTCGTTCTTATGACGATTGAAAAGAAAGTTTTCTTTGTGCTGCAATGTTTTAGAGAGCCAAAAGGTGTTTATGTGGCTGTAAATTGTATTGCACCATTGGCTCCAGAAGTGGAGAAGTTCTCATATCGAATCTCCTACTCTTTTCAAGGACGCATCTATAGTCACTACGAAACGCCGGAGATGAAGAGGATTCAAAAAGTTAGTTTTCAAACCCCTCAAGATAAAGATTGCATGTTTGTTTCTAACAGTTTATTGCGTGGTCAAGTGTTAGAGATGAAGCTTTGTATATCGAAAAGCTAA
- the LOC104719879 gene encoding putative uncharacterized protein DDB_G0286901 isoform X2 — translation MENNNNNNNSNQQSFWQFSDQLRVQTPNLANLSLNESIWSTNSVFKERRNLDIADKNNNNSQIDYYLNQNQKKKAGSDSNWSWKSSSGPNNDNMGLGFGPVGSKSAVLVGSNPIDRFNTPFNDTWKFNSVNVNANGYTPPSGAVNGDFNKGVYTSMNKYGYNVNLIKQGNNKDKGVDEDHHHPNHHQVQKGGKKNRKNNSQRNEDDKINNGLDKRFKTLPPAEALPRNETIGGYIFVCNNDTMEENLKRQLFGLPPRYRDSVRAITPGLPLFLYNYSTHQLHGIYEAASFGGTNIELNAFEDKKCPGESRFPAQVRAITRKVCLPLEEDSFRPILHHYDGPKFRLELSVPEVLSLLDIFADQNP, via the exons atggagaataataacaacaacaacaacagcaatcAGCAATCTTTTTGGCAGTTCAGCGACCAGCTGAGAGTTCAGACACCAAATCTAGCGAACCTGTCGCTCAACGAGTCGATCTGGAGCACCAACTCCGTCTTCAAAGAGCGTCGAAACTTAGACATCGccgacaagaacaacaacaacagccagATCGACTATTATCTGAAccagaatcagaagaagaaggctgGTTCCGACTCCAACTGGAGCTGGAAGTCATCTTCTGGTCCAAACAACGACAACATGGGTTTGGGTTTCGGACCCGTGGGATCGAAATCCGCCGTCCTCGTCGGTTCGAACCCAATCGACAGATTCAACACCCCTTTCAACGACACCTGGAAATTCAACTCAGTCAACGTCAACGCTAACGGTTACACACCACCGTCAGGCGCCGTTAACGGAGACTTCAACAAAGGGGTTTACACGTCGATGAACAAGTATGGGTATAACGTGAATCTCATAAAGCAAGGCAACAACAAGGACAAAGGAGTCGatgaagatcatcatcatcctaaTCATCATCAGGTTCAGAAAGGTGGGAAGAAGAACAGGAAGAACAATAGCCAGAGGAACGAAGACGACAAGATTAATAATGGTTTGGACAAGAGGTTTAAGACTCTTCCTCCAGCAGAGGCTTTGCCGAGAAACGAAACCATTGGTGGTTACATCTTTGTCTGCAACAACGATACCATGGAAGAGAATCTCAAACGCCAGCTTTTCG GGTTGCCACCAAGATACAGGGACTCGGTGAGAGCGATAACTCCGggacttcctctgtttctttacaACTACTCTACTCACCAACTTCATGGAATCTACGag gCAGCTAGCTTCGGAGGAACAAACATTGAGTTGAATGCTTTTGAAGACAAGAAATGTCCAGGCGAATCTCGCTTCCCTGCTCAG gttAGGGCCATAACGAGGAAAGTGTGTTTGCCACTGGAAGAAGACTCTTTCCGACCCATTTTGCACCACTACGACGGTCCTAAGTTCCGGCTCGAACTCAGTGTCCCTGag GTTCTTTCTCTATTGGACATTTTTGCTGACCAAAACCCTTGA